A portion of the Hymenobacter gelipurpurascens genome contains these proteins:
- a CDS encoding DNA repair ATPase → MKRGVLLSLLLVFVLSVTSYAQKSPVDETDMAIKGIPRKGQRVSVQLDSKRVEDSWKKKLDAEFGSKVKSDKGIYTMDGVVIEAIAKTPVRVISKVDAVPTGTTIWWSIDLGNAYLSKDATPVQWKSAEGYLKDFARMLYREDLAIQVSEAEKGLMSSQNNHNAVIAKGDAIKKDIEKNKAKKAEIQQQLAQNAAELLQYNNMVDMNLKEQEAARADIVNMRVALEAVKERMNKIE, encoded by the coding sequence ATGAAACGAGGCGTACTCCTTTCTTTACTGCTGGTATTTGTACTATCGGTGACTAGCTACGCGCAAAAGTCGCCCGTGGACGAAACGGACATGGCCATCAAGGGCATTCCGCGTAAAGGCCAGCGTGTTTCGGTGCAGCTCGACAGCAAACGCGTTGAAGATTCTTGGAAAAAGAAGCTCGACGCAGAGTTCGGCAGCAAGGTAAAATCCGACAAAGGCATCTACACTATGGATGGCGTCGTGATTGAAGCCATTGCCAAAACGCCAGTGCGCGTAATCAGCAAAGTTGACGCTGTTCCAACCGGCACTACCATTTGGTGGTCAATTGACTTGGGCAACGCTTATCTGAGCAAAGATGCTACTCCCGTGCAGTGGAAGTCGGCTGAAGGCTACCTGAAGGATTTCGCTCGCATGCTGTACCGCGAAGACTTGGCTATCCAGGTTTCTGAGGCTGAAAAAGGCCTGATGTCGTCGCAGAACAACCACAATGCGGTAATCGCCAAAGGTGATGCTATCAAGAAGGACATCGAGAAGAACAAAGCCAAGAAGGCTGAGATTCAGCAGCAGCTGGCTCAGAATGCTGCCGAGTTGCTTCAGTACAACAACATGGTGGACATGAACCTGAAAGAGCAGGAAGCTGCCCGTGCCGACATTGTGAACATGCGTGTGGCTCTGGAAGCCGTAAAAGAGCGCATGAACAAGATTGAGTAG
- a CDS encoding 6-pyruvoyl trahydropterin synthase family protein, whose protein sequence is MQVTICRKEHFNAAHRLHNPAWSDEQNQRVFGKCNNPHYHGHNYELIVRLTGPIDPDTGYVYDMKRLSDLMKREILDTFDHRNLNLDTEDFRNLNPTAENIAVVIWNRLRPHLAAHLGLSVTLYETERNFVEYHG, encoded by the coding sequence ATGCAAGTTACCATCTGCCGAAAGGAGCACTTTAATGCGGCTCACCGTTTGCACAACCCCGCCTGGAGCGATGAGCAGAACCAGCGCGTGTTTGGCAAATGCAATAACCCTCATTATCACGGACATAACTACGAGTTGATTGTGCGCCTCACCGGCCCGATTGATCCGGATACGGGCTATGTCTATGATATGAAGCGGCTCAGCGACCTGATGAAACGTGAGATTCTGGATACCTTTGACCACCGCAATCTTAATCTGGACACAGAAGACTTTCGGAACTTGAACCCCACGGCGGAGAATATTGCCGTGGTCATCTGGAATCGGCTGCGGCCCCACTTGGCAGCACACCTAGGCCTATCGGTCACGCTGTATGAGACCGAACGCAATTTTGTAGAATACCATGGATAA
- the folE gene encoding GTP cyclohydrolase I FolE produces the protein MDNLVPAASAAEGATPATDGHLAPSLRTPLRPDAFVLSDEEKIDTIAGHFREIMDVLGLDLTDDSLSGTPKRVAKMYVQEWFRGLNPEHRPDVKLFENRYQYENMLVERDITLFSCCEHHFVPIIGKAHVAYLPGEHVVGLSKLNRVVQYYARRPQVQERLTRQIAEELKQTLHTDNVAVLIEADHLCVMSRGVNDTSSGTLTAEYGGVFKDDSGLRQEFLRLIGK, from the coding sequence ATGGATAACCTAGTGCCCGCGGCCTCTGCTGCGGAAGGTGCAACTCCGGCCACCGATGGACATCTGGCGCCGTCGCTCCGCACCCCCCTCCGCCCCGACGCCTTCGTCCTCAGCGATGAAGAAAAGATTGACACGATTGCCGGGCATTTCCGGGAAATCATGGACGTGCTGGGGCTCGACCTCACCGACGACAGCCTGAGCGGCACGCCCAAGCGGGTGGCTAAAATGTATGTGCAGGAGTGGTTCCGGGGCCTCAACCCCGAGCACCGTCCCGACGTGAAGCTATTCGAGAACCGCTACCAGTACGAAAACATGCTGGTGGAGCGCGACATTACGCTGTTCTCGTGCTGTGAGCACCACTTTGTGCCCATCATCGGTAAAGCACACGTGGCGTACTTGCCCGGTGAGCATGTGGTAGGCCTCTCCAAACTCAACCGGGTAGTGCAATACTACGCGCGGCGCCCCCAGGTGCAGGAACGCCTTACCCGACAGATTGCGGAGGAGTTGAAACAAACGTTGCACACGGATAATGTGGCCGTCCTCATCGAAGCCGACCACCTGTGCGTGATGAGCCGCGGCGTGAATGACACCAGCAGCGGCACCCTCACGGCCGAATACGGCGGCGTGTTTAAGGATGATAGTGGCCTACGCCAGGAATTTCTGCGTCTGATCGGCAAATAG
- a CDS encoding TIGR01777 family oxidoreductase → MSRKVLITGGTGLIGTRLAEMLIDAGYEVALLSRQPGTSRYRGFRWDPQAGSIDEAAVTYADYIINLAGSSVSDGKWTNERKRDILSSRLAGTELIARELAKGNHHVRAFISASAIGIYGDQDDKVVNEQSPPAANDFLADVCQKWEAAAQSVAQNDIRTAIFRIGIVLSPDGGALVPLARVVKMMAGAPLGTGRQYMSWIHLDDLCRLLIQALEEPKWEGTYNAVSPNPVTNKDFTETLAGVLHRPLVLPKVPEFGLKLMMGEMSEIVLASQRVSAEKVLKQGFEFEYPTLKVALESFYGEEV, encoded by the coding sequence ATGTCCCGCAAAGTTCTTATTACCGGTGGTACCGGCCTGATTGGCACTCGGCTCGCCGAAATGCTCATTGATGCCGGCTACGAAGTGGCTTTGCTTAGCCGCCAGCCCGGTACCTCGCGCTACCGTGGTTTCCGCTGGGATCCGCAGGCCGGTTCCATTGATGAAGCCGCCGTCACGTACGCCGACTACATTATTAACTTGGCCGGCAGCAGCGTATCGGATGGTAAATGGACGAATGAGCGCAAGCGCGATATCCTTTCCAGCCGCTTAGCCGGGACAGAGCTGATTGCCCGCGAGCTGGCCAAAGGCAACCACCATGTGCGTGCGTTCATCTCGGCATCAGCCATTGGTATTTATGGCGACCAGGATGACAAGGTGGTGAACGAGCAAAGCCCACCGGCTGCCAACGATTTCCTGGCCGATGTCTGTCAGAAGTGGGAGGCTGCGGCCCAGAGCGTCGCCCAGAACGATATCCGAACTGCCATTTTCCGTATCGGCATTGTGCTGAGTCCTGATGGGGGTGCGCTGGTACCCTTAGCTCGCGTGGTGAAGATGATGGCCGGCGCGCCACTGGGTACCGGTCGGCAGTATATGTCCTGGATTCATCTCGATGACCTGTGCCGCCTCCTGATTCAGGCCCTGGAAGAGCCCAAGTGGGAAGGCACATACAACGCCGTATCGCCCAATCCCGTCACCAACAAAGACTTTACCGAAACTCTGGCTGGCGTGCTGCATCGCCCATTGGTGCTACCCAAAGTTCCGGAGTTTGGCCTGAAGCTCATGATGGGCGAGATGAGCGAAATTGTGCTGGCCTCGCAACGGGTCAGCGCTGAGAAGGTACTGAAGCAGGGCTTTGAATTTGAATACCCTACGCTGAAAGTAGCCCTGGAATCCTTCTACGGCGAAGAGGTCTAG
- a CDS encoding transglycosylase domain-containing protein, with protein MSAPDSPKQVSPTRPARRWPNILSRTLWGFFVVGLGVFLLYPILVSMNFLFLFGKSPSLEELENPKVEQPSEVYTADGVLMGRYFRENRYPVRLNEMSPWLTKALIATEDVRYYDHSGIDATAIARAVAGVVRGGSGGGSTITQQLAKNLYKTRRDENTGGLGHIPLLGTVISKTKEWLTSVELERRYTKDEILRLYLNTVDYGSSSFGIKVASKTFFSTSPDSLQPEQAAMLIGAVNAPTAYNARFHPEAAMRRRNLVLTRMGQAGYLTPAQVQEYQARPLGLRYQVEKHVDGPENYFRGAISQQVSDWCKENGYDMYRDGLRIYTTLDSRMQTYAEEAVHERMKTLQRQFDNFWRNRDQNPWVDEKGKEIPNFIETQIKRTEQYKELAERYKGRPEELEAALHRKRKMAVFTWKGDGVDSLELSPLDSLAYYKHFLHAGMMTMDPFTGQIKAWVGGLDYKFFQYDHVKQGKRQAGSTFKPFVYLTALDNGYTPCDRIQDKRVTINYIEDGKPMEWQPDNVTREYTGMNMTLRYAMARSVNSVTAQLTEKVGWDNVAKYAHKVGIRSKLLPVPSIGLGSGGDVSVYEMVNAYSTFVNQGFRPEPMLITRIEDQNGNVIKQFDPQQKRVIPTETAWLMLYMLRGGMEEPGGTSQALWDYELWRKNNQIGGKTGTTSNYSDGWYMGVTKDLVTGVWVGGEDRSIHFQGSQQGEGGRMALPIFGKYMEKVYRDPDLGITMGPFPQATVKINKKYNCITEEPRRRRVEAVDSIVVDNLLENLNNGTVPVPDSLK; from the coding sequence ATGTCCGCACCCGACTCTCCAAAACAAGTTTCACCCACCCGGCCCGCCCGGAGGTGGCCTAACATTCTTTCGCGTACCCTGTGGGGATTTTTCGTGGTAGGCCTGGGCGTTTTTCTGCTCTATCCTATCCTAGTCAGCATGAACTTCCTGTTCCTGTTTGGCAAGTCGCCGAGCCTGGAGGAGCTGGAAAACCCCAAGGTGGAGCAACCCTCCGAGGTGTATACAGCCGATGGCGTACTGATGGGCCGCTACTTCCGCGAAAACCGCTACCCAGTGCGGCTCAATGAGATGTCGCCCTGGCTGACCAAGGCGCTTATTGCCACTGAGGACGTACGCTACTACGACCATTCCGGCATTGATGCTACCGCCATTGCCCGCGCCGTGGCTGGCGTGGTGCGCGGCGGCAGCGGTGGCGGCTCTACCATCACGCAGCAGCTGGCCAAAAACCTCTATAAAACCCGCCGCGATGAAAATACCGGCGGCCTAGGCCACATTCCGTTGCTGGGTACCGTCATCAGCAAGACCAAAGAATGGCTGACCAGCGTGGAGCTGGAGCGGCGCTACACCAAGGATGAAATCCTGCGCCTCTACCTCAATACCGTGGATTATGGGTCCAGTTCTTTCGGTATTAAGGTAGCCTCTAAAACGTTTTTCAGCACCTCGCCCGACAGCCTGCAGCCCGAGCAGGCCGCCATGCTCATTGGAGCCGTGAATGCCCCCACAGCCTACAACGCCCGCTTCCATCCGGAGGCTGCCATGCGCCGGCGCAACCTCGTGCTCACGCGCATGGGCCAGGCTGGCTATTTAACTCCAGCGCAGGTGCAGGAGTATCAGGCTCGCCCGCTTGGGCTTCGCTACCAGGTTGAAAAGCACGTCGATGGGCCGGAGAACTACTTCCGAGGCGCCATCAGCCAGCAGGTATCGGACTGGTGCAAAGAGAACGGTTACGATATGTACCGGGATGGCTTACGCATCTACACCACCCTCGACTCGCGCATGCAGACCTATGCCGAGGAAGCGGTGCATGAGCGCATGAAAACGCTGCAGCGGCAGTTTGATAACTTCTGGCGCAACCGCGACCAAAACCCGTGGGTAGATGAGAAGGGCAAGGAGATTCCTAATTTCATCGAAACCCAGATCAAGCGCACGGAGCAGTACAAAGAACTGGCCGAGCGCTACAAAGGCCGGCCCGAGGAACTGGAAGCCGCCTTGCACCGCAAACGCAAGATGGCCGTGTTCACTTGGAAAGGCGACGGCGTGGATTCTTTGGAGCTTTCTCCGCTTGATTCCTTAGCATACTACAAGCACTTCCTGCACGCGGGAATGATGACCATGGACCCCTTCACGGGCCAGATCAAGGCGTGGGTAGGTGGCCTAGACTACAAGTTTTTCCAGTACGACCACGTAAAGCAGGGCAAGCGCCAGGCGGGCTCTACCTTCAAGCCCTTTGTGTACCTCACCGCCCTCGACAACGGCTACACGCCCTGCGACCGGATACAGGATAAGCGCGTCACCATCAACTACATCGAGGACGGCAAGCCGATGGAGTGGCAGCCCGACAACGTGACCCGCGAGTACACCGGCATGAACATGACCCTGCGCTACGCCATGGCGCGCTCCGTGAACTCCGTGACGGCCCAGCTCACCGAGAAAGTCGGGTGGGACAACGTGGCCAAGTATGCGCACAAAGTCGGCATCCGGAGCAAGCTGCTACCGGTACCCAGCATAGGCCTAGGCTCCGGTGGCGACGTAAGCGTGTATGAAATGGTGAACGCCTACAGCACGTTCGTGAACCAGGGCTTCCGGCCCGAACCCATGCTCATCACACGCATCGAAGACCAGAACGGCAACGTCATCAAGCAGTTTGACCCCCAGCAGAAGCGCGTAATCCCCACCGAAACGGCCTGGCTGATGCTGTACATGCTGCGCGGCGGTATGGAGGAGCCCGGCGGAACTTCGCAAGCCCTCTGGGACTACGAGCTGTGGCGGAAAAACAACCAGATCGGGGGCAAAACCGGCACCACCAGCAACTACTCCGACGGGTGGTACATGGGCGTCACGAAGGATTTGGTAACGGGTGTTTGGGTGGGCGGTGAAGACCGCAGCATTCACTTTCAGGGCTCCCAGCAGGGCGAAGGTGGGCGCATGGCGCTACCCATTTTCGGCAAGTACATGGAGAAGGTGTACCGCGACCCGGACCTGGGCATCACGATGGGTCCGTTCCCGCAGGCTACCGTCAAAATCAATAAGAAGTATAACTGCATCACGGAAGAGCCGCGGCGCCGGCGCGTAGAAGCGGTAGATTCTATCGTGGTTGATAACCTGCTGGAGAACCTCAACAATGGCACCGTGCCAGTGCCCGATAGCCTGAAATAG
- a CDS encoding sensor histidine kinase, producing the protein MKLLTTTNRYYLALATILFLLGTGLLYAGIQRALAHEVDEQLLLHQAYLTKQIKETGQIPAVTNPLELTIRRKPHPAGLSDTLLFDPVEQTQVPFREVSFPVQVQHTKYWLTLRKSLIETEDVLEVVLVVMLTVMLLLFGSLVLLNRWLSRWLWAPFQRTLGSLRGYQLQQPQSLELPVTPIDEFSELNQAVTQLTQRVAADYRALKEFTENAAHETQTPLAIMQAQLEQLLQLPELPETAATSVHELYKATLRLSRLHQALTLLSKIENRQFSGAVALPLDGVVREKLQQLQDFWEAKELVPEVVLTERVVRQMHPALADSLVGNLLQNAVKHNHRGGKLRVHLSPTGLSVTNTGPRLASDPMLLLERFRKHNAASDSPGLGLSIVHQICTYYGFQLTYLFDENEALHTLQVRF; encoded by the coding sequence GTGAAGCTGCTCACTACCACCAACCGCTACTACCTAGCCCTGGCCACCATACTGTTCCTGCTGGGTACGGGGCTGCTGTATGCGGGTATTCAGCGGGCGTTGGCGCATGAGGTGGATGAGCAGCTTTTATTACATCAGGCCTACCTGACGAAACAAATCAAAGAAACGGGCCAGATTCCGGCCGTAACCAACCCGCTGGAGCTGACCATCCGCCGGAAACCGCACCCCGCCGGCCTCTCCGATACGCTCCTGTTCGACCCCGTAGAGCAAACCCAGGTGCCCTTCCGGGAAGTGTCGTTTCCGGTGCAGGTGCAGCATACAAAGTATTGGCTGACACTGCGCAAGTCGCTCATTGAAACGGAGGACGTGCTGGAAGTGGTGCTGGTGGTAATGCTGACGGTCATGCTCCTCTTATTTGGAAGCCTGGTGCTCCTGAATCGGTGGCTGTCGCGGTGGCTGTGGGCGCCGTTCCAGCGGACGCTAGGGTCGTTGCGCGGCTACCAGCTCCAGCAGCCGCAGTCGCTGGAGCTGCCCGTTACGCCCATCGATGAGTTCAGTGAGCTTAACCAAGCCGTAACCCAGCTCACCCAGCGCGTGGCTGCCGACTACCGGGCGCTGAAGGAATTCACCGAAAATGCGGCCCACGAAACCCAGACGCCCCTGGCCATCATGCAGGCGCAACTGGAACAGTTGCTCCAGCTGCCGGAGCTACCCGAAACAGCCGCTACTTCAGTGCATGAACTCTATAAAGCCACACTCCGCCTTTCCCGTCTGCATCAGGCGCTTACGCTGCTGAGTAAAATTGAGAACCGGCAGTTTTCGGGAGCTGTGGCGCTGCCGCTTGATGGCGTAGTACGCGAAAAGCTCCAACAGTTGCAGGATTTCTGGGAGGCCAAGGAGCTGGTGCCTGAAGTAGTGCTGACGGAACGCGTAGTGCGCCAGATGCACCCCGCCCTGGCCGATTCTTTGGTGGGAAATCTGCTGCAGAATGCCGTGAAGCACAATCACCGGGGCGGCAAACTGCGCGTACATCTCAGCCCGACTGGCCTGTCGGTCACCAACACCGGACCCCGCCTCGCCTCTGACCCTATGCTGCTGCTGGAGCGTTTCCGCAAGCACAACGCCGCCTCCGATTCGCCGGGGCTAGGCCTGTCCATCGTGCACCAGATCTGCACGTACTATGGCTTTCAGCTGACTTACTTGTTTGACGAGAACGAAGCGCTGCACACCCTGCAGGTGCGATTCTGA
- a CDS encoding response regulator transcription factor, protein MKVLIVEDEAPLRNTLLEYLRHDGYVCETAENYQQAHERIKLYQYDCVLVDLTLPDGSGLDLVRTLKADSSAAGVLIISARGSLDDKVQGLELGADDYLQKPFHLAELNARLRSILRRRQFQGQRHLAFRDLTVFPDQALVLVKEQPVTLTRKEYELLLFLLANPNRLLTKEAIAEHLWGDAADAADSFDFIYTHLKNLRKKLQELGADNYIRTVYGLGYKLETE, encoded by the coding sequence GTGAAAGTCCTTATTGTTGAAGACGAAGCTCCGCTGCGCAACACGCTGCTGGAATACCTGCGCCACGATGGCTACGTGTGCGAAACCGCCGAAAATTATCAGCAGGCCCACGAGCGGATCAAGCTTTATCAATATGACTGTGTGCTGGTTGATCTGACGCTCCCGGATGGCTCGGGGCTGGACCTGGTCCGGACGCTTAAGGCCGATAGCTCTGCAGCAGGAGTGCTCATCATTTCGGCCCGCGGCTCTCTCGATGACAAGGTGCAGGGCCTGGAGCTTGGCGCCGATGACTACCTACAGAAGCCCTTTCACCTGGCCGAGCTCAACGCCCGCCTGCGCTCCATACTGCGGCGGCGGCAGTTTCAGGGGCAGCGCCATCTGGCCTTCCGCGACCTGACGGTTTTCCCCGATCAGGCCCTGGTGCTGGTGAAGGAGCAGCCCGTTACGCTCACCCGCAAAGAGTATGAGCTGCTGCTGTTTCTGCTGGCCAACCCGAACCGCCTGCTCACCAAAGAGGCTATTGCGGAGCACCTGTGGGGCGATGCTGCCGACGCCGCCGATTCTTTCGACTTTATTTACACCCACCTCAAAAACCTGCGCAAGAAGCTGCAGGAGCTGGGCGCCGATAACTACATCAGAACCGTGTACGGCCTAGGCTACAAGCTGGAAACCGAGTGA
- a CDS encoding TolC family protein has protein sequence MLPPRFTTFRPLRRWVLLVGCCLLTSGQLRAQVPGELRTLEEFLALARSTSPMLRDYAGQVSQNRIDILIRGAQQRPQVVGTGAAVAAPIIGRRANGEGGLGYDEAVSNGGNYAAVASASQPIFNSPVLRNDYRILESQGLVLRNTRQLAGLDLRRSITDQFLTAFAAEQQWTYNQSLLRQLRQQDGQLRQLVNAGVYKQTQYLAFYASVRNQEVSTQQARLTYRRELGTLRYLAGASDTALVRLQAPNPPTHRALAGLGSITQRQYQLDSLRLRLDREAVDLRYRPQLSWVLDAGLQSSRAAPVYLGRSFGFSGGLALSMPIFDGHQRQLNYARIELSEQTRVAYRTFLTTQRRQQYQQLEGLTRESDQLIATIREQLRIAAALVDAGRQQLTTGDITILDYLQLVSSYRGFQFSLTQAETERLRNLYALDYLGE, from the coding sequence TTGCTCCCTCCTCGTTTTACTACGTTCCGCCCCCTCAGACGTTGGGTACTACTCGTCGGGTGCTGCCTGCTGACCAGCGGTCAGCTTCGGGCCCAAGTGCCTGGTGAGCTGCGGACGCTGGAAGAGTTTCTGGCCCTGGCCCGCAGCACCAGCCCCATGCTGCGCGACTACGCCGGCCAAGTGTCGCAGAACCGCATTGACATCCTTATCCGTGGGGCCCAGCAGCGGCCCCAGGTGGTGGGAACCGGCGCGGCGGTAGCAGCGCCCATTATCGGGAGGCGGGCGAATGGCGAAGGTGGCCTAGGCTATGATGAGGCCGTATCGAACGGAGGAAACTATGCGGCCGTGGCCAGCGCCAGCCAACCTATTTTCAATAGCCCCGTGCTGCGCAACGATTACCGCATTCTGGAAAGCCAGGGACTGGTGCTGCGTAATACCCGCCAGCTGGCCGGCCTCGATTTGCGCCGCAGCATCACGGACCAGTTTCTGACGGCCTTCGCCGCCGAGCAGCAATGGACCTACAACCAGAGCCTATTGCGGCAGCTACGGCAGCAAGATGGGCAATTGCGCCAGCTGGTGAATGCCGGTGTGTACAAGCAAACCCAGTATCTGGCTTTCTATGCCTCCGTCCGGAATCAGGAGGTAAGCACCCAGCAAGCCCGCCTTACCTACCGCCGCGAGCTGGGCACCCTGCGCTACCTGGCCGGCGCCTCTGATACCGCTCTTGTGCGGCTGCAGGCACCCAACCCGCCCACACACCGCGCTCTGGCCGGCCTCGGCTCCATCACCCAGCGCCAATACCAGCTCGATAGCCTCCGCCTGCGCCTCGACCGGGAAGCGGTGGATTTGCGTTACCGGCCGCAGCTGAGCTGGGTGCTTGATGCAGGCCTACAATCGTCGAGGGCGGCGCCGGTGTACCTGGGGCGTAGCTTTGGCTTTAGTGGTGGCCTAGCCCTTTCAATGCCCATTTTTGACGGGCATCAGCGCCAGCTCAACTACGCCCGAATTGAGCTATCGGAGCAAACGCGGGTGGCCTACCGAACTTTTCTTACTACTCAGCGCCGCCAGCAATATCAGCAGCTGGAGGGCCTGACCCGCGAGTCGGACCAGTTGATTGCCACCATTCGGGAGCAGCTGCGCATTGCGGCGGCCCTCGTAGATGCCGGCCGCCAGCAGCTCACCACCGGCGACATTACCATTCTGGATTATCTGCAGCTGGTCAGCAGCTACCGGGGCTTCCAATTCAGCCTGACCCAAGCCGAAACGGAGCGCCTGCGCAACCTGTATGCCCTTGATTACCTAGGCGAATAA
- a CDS encoding efflux RND transporter periplasmic adaptor subunit — protein MSRSLTRSQWAVGLLLLVLCTQCQGPDSAAAEEDTGEEEIKARAAVTVGHLQTDTVTDILHLTGLTAYPAKDVLRATTTGYIMAPAPVPGQQVGAGQTVFTMQTKESRTLHLDKLTGDPKLRFSGIIRISSPRAGVMATVDKLAGDYVQDGEQLGTVYDQSRFGFVLDVPVTQLRYVHTGQRCRITLPDGRVLPGQVAEPLPAADVSIQTQRYTLKPLGKVPPLPENLTVTIDLDKSAPQVAGTLPREAVLTDETQTSFWVMRLLNDSTAVKVPVKTGAEQNGRIVIQSPAFSPKDRIVLTGNYGLDDTAAVQLSR, from the coding sequence TTGTCTCGTTCCCTCACCCGCTCCCAGTGGGCTGTAGGCCTGTTGCTGCTGGTGCTGTGTACGCAGTGCCAAGGCCCCGATTCTGCCGCGGCGGAAGAAGATACCGGCGAAGAAGAAATTAAAGCGCGGGCGGCCGTCACGGTAGGCCACCTCCAGACCGATACGGTGACGGATATTCTGCACCTGACGGGCCTGACGGCCTACCCCGCCAAGGATGTGCTGCGGGCTACCACCACCGGCTACATAATGGCGCCGGCGCCCGTACCCGGCCAGCAGGTGGGCGCTGGGCAAACCGTCTTTACAATGCAAACCAAGGAGTCGCGCACGCTCCACCTTGATAAGCTTACCGGCGACCCAAAGCTGCGTTTCAGCGGCATTATCCGCATCAGCAGCCCCCGGGCCGGCGTAATGGCTACCGTGGATAAACTGGCCGGCGATTATGTGCAGGATGGCGAGCAGCTGGGCACCGTGTATGACCAGTCGCGCTTTGGCTTTGTGCTCGATGTGCCCGTGACCCAGCTGCGCTACGTGCACACGGGGCAGCGCTGCCGCATCACGCTACCCGATGGCCGGGTGCTGCCCGGCCAGGTGGCGGAACCGCTGCCTGCCGCCGATGTGAGCATCCAGACCCAGCGCTACACCCTCAAGCCCCTCGGGAAAGTGCCGCCCCTCCCCGAAAACCTGACCGTCACGATTGACCTCGATAAATCGGCACCGCAGGTGGCCGGCACCCTCCCCCGCGAGGCCGTACTCACCGACGAAACCCAAACCAGCTTCTGGGTGATGCGCCTGCTCAATGACAGCACCGCCGTGAAGGTGCCGGTAAAGACTGGCGCCGAGCAGAACGGCCGCATCGTTATCCAAAGCCCTGCTTTCTCGCCGAAAGACCGCATTGTCCTGACCGGCAACTACGGCCTCGACGACACGGCCGCCGTGCAACTCAGCCGGTAG